A portion of the Parasteatoda tepidariorum isolate YZ-2023 chromosome 5, CAS_Ptep_4.0, whole genome shotgun sequence genome contains these proteins:
- the LOC107454889 gene encoding uncharacterized protein, translating to MIKEPIFWLKIYFKKFFKMTLFMFTLFVGILLHAAKGTANSKILQDEDYAGEDASDSHHHQNEPQYYEKYLQLKARNLNHYISSDNSARADRKMSLPDNDKNYKSFGNQPQRLDYQYQPRNEKKNWDLKLKKPIA from the exons ATGattaaagaaccaattttctggctcaaaatctatttcaaaaaatttttcaag ATGACGttatttatgtttactttaTTCGTGGGAATATTGCTTCATGCTGCTAAAGGAActgcaaattcaaaaattttgcaagatGAAGATTATGCAGGAGAAGATGCAAGTGACTCTCACCACCACCAAAACGAACcgcaatattatgaaaaatatctgcAGTTGAAAGCAAGAAACCTTAATCATtacat atCCAGTGACAATAGTGCACGTGCAGACAGAAAGATGTCACTACCAgacaatgataaaaattataaaagttttggaAATCAACCACAACGTCTTGATTATCAATATCAGCCccgaaatgaaaagaaaaattgggaCTTGAAGCTGAAAAAACCAATCGcttaa